In Deltaproteobacteria bacterium, a genomic segment contains:
- a CDS encoding SIS domain-containing protein codes for MNVQGLVEAILDDARNLVAKAPREPIERFVEGLGQAERIFCAAQGRSGYVLRCFCMRLMHLGYRAYFAGETITPRVGAGDMVVVVSGSGQTRFTCEFVKLAKRQGGTTYGIIGVEDSPVARALDHVICLPGGSKADMTHEPVSLQPLGSLFEQAAFVLLEAIVLELFQRQGSNHQALLERHANLE; via the coding sequence ATGAACGTCCAAGGGCTTGTTGAAGCCATACTAGACGACGCCCGAAACCTCGTTGCAAAAGCGCCAAGAGAGCCGATTGAGCGTTTCGTTGAAGGGCTTGGCCAGGCAGAGAGGATTTTTTGTGCGGCCCAGGGAAGATCCGGATATGTCTTGAGGTGTTTTTGTATGCGCCTGATGCATTTGGGATATAGGGCCTACTTTGCCGGCGAGACCATCACTCCCCGGGTAGGCGCGGGAGACATGGTTGTTGTTGTTTCGGGTTCGGGCCAAACCAGATTCACGTGCGAGTTTGTCAAGCTGGCAAAGCGCCAGGGGGGCACAACCTATGGTATAATCGGGGTTGAAGATTCCCCCGTGGCAAGGGCCCTGGATCATGTCATTTGTCTTCCAGGAGGATCAAAGGCAGACATGACCCATGAGCCCGTGTCTCTCCAGCCTTTGGGGTCTTTGTTTGAACAGGCCGCCTTTGTGTTGTTGGAAGCGATCGTGCTGGAGCTGTTCCAGAGGCAGGGCAGCAATCATCAGGCGTTGCTCGAGCGACATGCCAACCTGGAATAG
- a CDS encoding DUF561 domain-containing protein, with product MKPVLQLALDFVDLKRAVKNARAAVEGGADWIEAGTPLIKSEGLEAVRELRRLFPRATIVADMKIMDAGRIEVETAAKAGANVVDVLGAASDATIRECIQAAKNYGARIVVDLIAVKDPVSRAKEVEGFGTDYITIHCSIDEQMEGKDPFETLRKVAQSVSVPVGVAGGINSETAPRALEAGASIVIVGGAITKAVDPEKAAKTIKKAMKELVAIPTRLFKRGSEAEIREILDKVSAANLSDALHRGGVMEGLRPLFQGIRLVGRALTVRTYPGDWAKPVEAIDVAEEGDVIVVDAGGLGPAIWGELATHSALQRRLAGVVIDGAMRDTYDIGQMKLPAFTKLIMPNAGEPKGFGEIGVPVTVGNRKVETGDWILGDDDGVVVLPKSMATEYANRSMDVLERENRIREEIKEGSTLSKVTELLRWEKK from the coding sequence ATGAAACCGGTTCTTCAATTGGCTTTGGATTTTGTTGATCTGAAACGGGCCGTAAAAAACGCTCGGGCCGCTGTGGAGGGTGGAGCGGACTGGATTGAGGCCGGAACGCCCTTGATCAAGAGTGAGGGGCTTGAGGCTGTCAGGGAGCTGAGGAGGCTATTTCCTCGGGCAACGATTGTTGCTGATATGAAGATCATGGATGCAGGTCGCATCGAGGTTGAAACGGCTGCCAAAGCAGGCGCCAACGTAGTCGATGTCCTGGGCGCTGCAAGCGACGCCACGATTCGCGAATGTATCCAGGCAGCAAAAAACTACGGGGCCAGGATTGTCGTGGATCTCATCGCAGTCAAGGACCCTGTGTCGCGAGCCAAGGAGGTTGAGGGCTTTGGAACCGACTACATAACGATTCATTGTTCCATAGACGAACAGATGGAGGGAAAAGACCCCTTTGAAACGCTTCGCAAAGTTGCTCAAAGCGTCTCTGTGCCCGTGGGGGTGGCAGGGGGGATCAACTCAGAGACAGCTCCCAGAGCCCTGGAGGCGGGGGCATCGATTGTGATTGTGGGTGGGGCCATCACAAAAGCTGTTGATCCTGAGAAGGCGGCCAAAACCATCAAAAAGGCCATGAAAGAACTGGTTGCCATTCCCACAAGGCTCTTTAAAAGAGGATCGGAGGCGGAGATTCGAGAAATCCTTGACAAGGTCTCGGCAGCGAACTTGTCAGATGCCCTGCACAGAGGTGGCGTGATGGAAGGCCTGCGGCCTTTATTTCAAGGGATCAGGCTTGTGGGCCGGGCGCTCACGGTCAGGACCTATCCCGGAGATTGGGCCAAGCCGGTCGAAGCCATTGATGTTGCTGAAGAAGGAGACGTGATCGTCGTTGACGCAGGCGGCCTGGGACCGGCTATTTGGGGCGAACTGGCCACGCATTCTGCCCTGCAAAGGCGACTGGCAGGTGTGGTCATAGACGGCGCCATGCGCGACACCTATGACATCGGCCAGATGAAATTGCCCGCCTTCACAAAATTGATCATGCCTAATGCAGGCGAACCTAAGGGCTTCGGCGAAATCGGCGTGCCCGTGACAGTAGGCAATCGAAAAGTGGAAACCGGTGACTGGATTCTAGGGGATGATGACGGGGTTGTGGTGCTGCCAAAATCAATGGCTACCGAGTACGCCAACCGTAGCATGGACGTATTGGAACGAGAAAACCGCATCCGCGAGGAAATCAAGGAAGGAAGCACCCTCAGCAAGGTGACTGAACTGCTCCGCTGGGAAAAGAAATAG
- a CDS encoding MFS transporter, with translation MNTKVFATLFLAVFSVTLGVGLVVPLLPVYAHKLGATGLCIGFIFGAFSLSRTAFLPLFGRMSDIRGRKPFVTTGLLGYFLVSIAFAFSESVEIFILIRFLQGIASAMILPVAQAYVGEITPAQKEGFTMGLFNMFLYAGLSLGPVVGGAVNDAFGIQASFVGMGLVSLLGFLLCLVLLPPRSKEKPLVKPKLPVRYAILIRNRYICALFMFRLAYTTCIGIVWAFLPLLADSGFNLSSSSIGILVMLGVLTSGLLQTPMGLLADRFSKRVLIVVGGMVTAGAIFSFVYAQGFWGLFVANILFGIGGGIAIPAVMAMTVILGRHTESMGSIMGLLTMGHSLGMLVGPILAGLMMDAFRLELAFVGGAGVMGIGVCVALAFTSGFRMSIEEKQKRDATICVKTLK, from the coding sequence ATGAACACAAAGGTGTTTGCTACCCTGTTTTTAGCTGTTTTTTCCGTCACACTGGGCGTGGGCCTGGTGGTTCCGTTGCTGCCGGTCTATGCCCACAAATTGGGCGCAACCGGACTTTGCATAGGCTTTATCTTCGGGGCCTTTTCGCTATCAAGAACGGCCTTTCTCCCCCTTTTTGGCAGAATGTCGGATATTAGGGGCCGGAAACCCTTCGTCACAACCGGGCTTCTGGGATATTTCCTGGTCTCAATCGCCTTTGCATTTTCCGAAAGCGTGGAAATTTTTATCCTGATCCGCTTCTTGCAGGGAATTGCGTCGGCCATGATCCTGCCCGTGGCCCAGGCCTATGTCGGGGAAATCACGCCCGCGCAAAAGGAAGGCTTCACCATGGGCCTGTTTAACATGTTCCTTTACGCGGGTCTGAGTCTCGGGCCGGTTGTCGGGGGCGCGGTCAACGATGCCTTTGGCATTCAGGCATCCTTTGTGGGCATGGGGCTGGTTTCGCTCCTTGGTTTCCTCCTGTGTCTTGTCTTGCTGCCGCCCAGAAGCAAGGAAAAACCTCTTGTAAAGCCCAAGCTGCCGGTTCGTTACGCAATCCTCATCAGAAACAGATACATTTGCGCTCTTTTCATGTTCCGATTGGCCTACACCACCTGTATCGGGATTGTGTGGGCCTTCCTTCCCCTTCTTGCAGACTCTGGTTTCAATCTGTCAAGCTCGTCTATCGGAATCCTGGTTATGCTCGGGGTGCTCACCTCCGGTCTCCTGCAGACCCCAATGGGCCTTTTGGCTGATCGCTTCAGCAAGAGAGTCCTGATCGTTGTGGGCGGAATGGTGACTGCGGGAGCCATCTTTTCATTCGTTTACGCTCAGGGATTCTGGGGGCTCTTTGTGGCCAACATCTTGTTCGGAATCGGCGGAGGGATTGCAATACCGGCTGTCATGGCCATGACAGTCATCTTAGGACGTCACACAGAGTCCATGGGCTCTATCATGGGCCTTTTGACCATGGGCCACAGCCTGGGAATGCTTGTGGGCCCTATTCTGGCGGGCCTGATGATGGATGCCTTTCGATTGGAGCTGGCCTTTGTGGGAGGCGCTGGTGTCATGGGAATTGGGGTTTGTGTTGCGCTTGCGTTCACTTCCGGCTTCAGAATGAGTATAGAGGAAAAACAAAAACGAGACGCTACTATTTGCGTCAAGACCCTTAAGTAA
- a CDS encoding DUF2062 domain-containing protein has product MQEKQPTEDRHFTTGHDPEWSTLPPEYDPQWQDPSPGRIRRFARYFYDRFIRLHGNPEQIAWGAAAGFFVAMSPTMGFQMLIAVPIAALFKVNKVAAAASVWLTNPATAPFIYWFNYKVGARLLGYPVKAGFLSNPSWETFWHAGRHVFLSLTLGGAITGVAVALIGYFVILSMVKTAREKARKLRLRRQR; this is encoded by the coding sequence TTGCAGGAAAAACAACCTACAGAAGATCGGCATTTCACCACCGGCCATGACCCGGAATGGTCGACCCTCCCGCCCGAGTATGACCCGCAATGGCAAGATCCGTCGCCCGGTCGCATCAGGAGGTTCGCCCGGTATTTCTATGATCGTTTCATCCGCCTCCACGGTAACCCTGAACAAATCGCATGGGGGGCAGCGGCAGGTTTTTTTGTTGCCATGTCTCCGACCATGGGATTCCAGATGCTGATAGCCGTGCCCATTGCCGCCTTGTTCAAAGTCAACAAAGTGGCAGCGGCTGCAAGCGTATGGCTTACAAATCCGGCTACCGCGCCTTTTATCTACTGGTTCAATTACAAAGTGGGGGCAAGGCTGCTCGGCTACCCGGTAAAGGCTGGTTTCCTTTCAAACCCTTCCTGGGAGACATTTTGGCATGCCGGCAGGCACGTCTTTCTTTCCCTCACCCTGGGTGGCGCCATCACCGGCGTTGCTGTTGCCCTGATAGGTTATTTCGTGATTCTGTCCATGGTGAAGACCGCCAGGGAAAAAGCCCGTAAGCTCCGACTAAGAAGGCAACGATAG
- a CDS encoding AAA family ATPase → MKSQTSETVTMGSLEIMLAQPAELPLKWVGQKELIKQVLAAWMVIHEKDAPFNPRLVGKPGVGKTTLGYAAAKQLNRQIYLFQATMDTRPEDLIITPVMGGDGKVKYAASSLVTAMIRGGVCILDEGNRMSEKSWASLAPLLDDRRYVESIITGLTISAHPDFRFVVTINEDASTYDIPEYIHSRLQPQIFIDFPDREDELLILKENLPFADEDILNYMVDFLQRSHMADEVYSVRDGINMARYALKMMHGTRMTKKEALHLALLNVLGDEALRYQE, encoded by the coding sequence ATGAAGTCACAAACTAGCGAAACCGTCACCATGGGTTCACTGGAAATCATGCTGGCCCAGCCTGCGGAGTTGCCTTTGAAATGGGTGGGACAGAAGGAATTGATAAAGCAGGTACTGGCCGCATGGATGGTCATTCACGAAAAGGATGCTCCTTTCAACCCCCGTCTCGTTGGGAAACCTGGCGTTGGCAAGACCACACTCGGGTATGCTGCGGCCAAACAGCTAAACAGGCAGATATACCTGTTTCAAGCTACCATGGACACTCGACCTGAGGACCTCATCATCACCCCTGTGATGGGGGGAGACGGCAAGGTGAAATACGCTGCCAGCTCTTTGGTTACGGCCATGATCAGGGGCGGTGTGTGTATCTTGGACGAAGGGAACCGGATGAGCGAAAAATCGTGGGCATCTCTTGCTCCTCTACTGGACGACAGGCGATATGTGGAATCTATCATAACCGGTTTGACCATATCAGCCCACCCTGACTTCAGGTTTGTGGTCACGATTAACGAAGATGCTTCCACCTATGATATCCCCGAATATATCCACTCAAGACTGCAGCCCCAGATATTTATCGATTTTCCGGACCGAGAAGACGAACTGCTGATCCTAAAGGAAAACCTCCCCTTTGCCGACGAGGACATCCTGAACTACATGGTCGATTTTCTCCAACGGAGCCATATGGCAGACGAGGTCTATTCTGTGCGCGACGGAATCAATATGGCCAGGTACGCCCTTAAGATGATGCACGGAACTCGAATGACAAAAAAAGAAGCCCTTCACCTTGCGCTCCTCAATGTGCTTGGGGATGAGGCCCTTCGTTATCAAGAGTAA
- a CDS encoding 50S ribosomal protein L11 methyltransferase — translation MAAHTSQPWIEVAVSTPFRLRKTVSEALGGFTGSPVREEPAGTTGVWLVKGIIKRNAQVDSRLAGIEGMVRQLEREYGLWESLGINLRGFEAYDGVGGEQGKPQAVRVSSRLVVAPPLEHVEPEGSQTVLRIDAKDAFGDGSHPSTFLSLELLDVLLAGDFGLPPVRGAWALDAGCGSGILALAGAALGGFKVLAVDISAEAVVAARVNLQLNPMAGSRVYLVLGKLSCCRGPFDVVLANLVPSVHVEAHQSLWRAVRPGGWLILAGFCKGQKELISRPYIHNEAEEKAYLRDQGWAGLLLRKPDS, via the coding sequence ATGGCAGCGCACACAAGTCAACCATGGATAGAAGTGGCGGTGAGCACACCTTTTCGGCTAAGAAAGACTGTGAGTGAAGCGCTTGGCGGTTTCACAGGTTCACCTGTCCGGGAAGAGCCTGCGGGAACGACCGGCGTCTGGCTTGTCAAGGGGATCATCAAACGAAATGCGCAGGTTGATTCCCGGCTTGCAGGAATAGAAGGGATGGTGAGGCAACTTGAGAGAGAATACGGTCTCTGGGAGTCGCTCGGTATTAATCTCAGGGGTTTTGAGGCCTATGATGGTGTTGGTGGGGAGCAAGGAAAGCCACAGGCTGTCCGTGTCTCTTCCCGCCTCGTGGTGGCTCCGCCCCTCGAGCACGTCGAACCCGAAGGCAGCCAGACCGTGCTCCGCATTGACGCAAAGGACGCCTTTGGCGACGGAAGTCATCCGAGCACCTTCCTGTCATTAGAGCTGCTGGACGTCCTCCTTGCAGGTGACTTTGGGTTGCCGCCCGTGCGTGGGGCCTGGGCCCTTGACGCAGGATGCGGGAGCGGCATTCTGGCGTTGGCTGGCGCAGCCCTCGGAGGGTTCAAGGTGCTTGCCGTGGACATTTCGGCTGAGGCGGTGGTTGCTGCACGAGTTAACCTGCAGCTCAATCCCATGGCAGGATCGAGGGTCTATTTGGTTCTGGGCAAATTGTCGTGCTGCCGCGGACCCTTTGACGTTGTGCTGGCCAACCTGGTGCCTTCAGTCCACGTTGAAGCGCATCAGAGCCTCTGGAGGGCTGTCCGGCCAGGGGGGTGGCTGATACTGGCAGGGTTTTGCAAAGGCCAGAAAGAACTCATTTCAAGACCGTACATCCACAACGAGGCGGAGGAGAAGGCCTACTTGCGCGATCAGGGTTGGGCTGGTCTTTTACTGCGCAAACCGGATTCCTAA